Within the Candidatus Hydrogenedens sp. genome, the region ACACGAAGCATGTTGACAAGTTTTCCATCTGGAGTAGGTATCACATTCCCTTCCAGCCATCCATAAAATTCACCATTTAACCAGTCTTTTGATTTTGGTATGCAATTGCTAAAAGTCCAACTTTCAGAATCTAACAAATTGGACCCAATAGGAGCACTCATAACAAATGCACGATAGCGGTCCCCCCACTTATCACTACCCATAGCATCTTCAAATGCACGCCAGATTCTACCGTTAAATTCAATAACAGGAACCGGTGCGGTATGATATTGGGCTGTAGCTAAAATTCCTGATTTTTTACTTATAGGTTCTGTCCATGTCCAGCCTTCATCATCCGATTTACGAATTACAATATTCCCATGATGACGGTCTGTCCCTAACATATATATTTCGTTATTGTATTTAAAAATACTTGCCCAGAACATTCCTTTTAAGGTTGCTATTCTTTTCCATGAAATCCCTCTATCTTCAGAACGATATACATGTGTAACTGCTAACGAATGTTCTGTAGACATAGGACCGAACTCATCATGTTTTGCTAAATAAATTCCATCGCGGACAATGACAATACCGGGTGAGCCTATATATATACCTGTATTGGCACATGAATGAGTAATGACAATTCCCGGAGGCAATTCTGAAAAAAGAGTATTAGAACAAGTTAGTAAAATAAAAAAGAATGACCACATAAAGTACTTCCTATTTTAATAACAATAGTATACAATATTTTATTTTCATGTAATAATCGATAGAAAAAATGTTTTCCCTTTGGATTAATTTTTTTACTTAACGATAAGTATATATATGATTTGATTTTTATATTGTCGTTTTGATATATATAATTGCATATTAAAAAAAGGTAAGGATTATGGCTACATTAATAAAACAAGTTATAGAAATAGAAGAAAATGCTGAGAAAACTTTAGAAGAGGCAAAACAGAAGGCAAAGAAAATTCTTGAACAAGCAGACGAAGAAATAAAGCAAATCGTTTTAGATATAGAAAAGAAGATAGAAGAAAGAATTAAAATTTATCGGGAACAGGCAGAACAAAAAGAAAAACAAGAAGAAGAAAAATTAAAGGTAGCAGGTGAAGGAGAGATTAAGAAAGTAAAAGATATTCCCCAGTCAAAGATTGATGCACAAGTTCAATTTGTTGTTCGTAAACTAAAAGAATTTTAAGAGAAAAAGAAGAAGAGAACGGGCTATGGCTATAGACCGAATGAAAAAAGTAACGCTATTGACGCCTGTGAAGGCTTCACAAAGACTTTTGAAAACTATCCATAGTTTAGGTGTATGTGAAGTTTCTGATGTGTTAAATAATTATCCGGAATTAAAAGATGCATTGAAAAGACCCACTATTGTAACGGATGAAATTGATAGCAATCTTCAGAAAATTCAAACAATACTTTCCTTATTAGATATTTTTTCCCCTGTTGTTAAAGGTTTTATACAAGGTTTAGCCCCTGTTCCATTACTGATTACAAAAGAAGAATTAGATAATGCGTTGCATAAATTTGACCTGGAAGAAGTTTATAAAGAAGCACAATTATTAGATACTGAATATCGAAAGGTAGAAAGAAATATCTCATCAATAGAAAATCAAATTACTGAATTAGAGCCGTTCGAAGATTTACCTTTCGCTATTCATGAGTTTCGTAAGCCACAAAAAATAAAATTAATTTTTGGTAAAATTGTTAATGCTTCATATCAAGCACTTCAAAAAGATAATAATTTTAAGAAAAAGACAGCCGTTGAGATTGTTTACCCGGGACAATATTATAGGAAATCGGATAAAGTAGGTGAACTACCCAAATATGGACCTAAAGATATTATTCGTATTTTGGTTGCTTGTTTACCAGATGATTTATCTGAAGTGCAGAAAAGACTGAGAGAATATGGGTTTGAAGAGATAAGTTTGCCCGAAATTAATGGGACAGTTCGTGACCATATACGAGAACTAAAGGCGGATTTATCTACATTAAAAGTGCAAGCCCAGGAAATTGCTAATAAGGCATATAAACTATCTGTTCACCGTAGGACAGCAGAAGTATTAAAGGCATATTGGGAAAATAAAAAACGAATGGTTTTGAGTAAATCAAAAGCGGTGGAAGGGAAATGGATACAAATATTTACGGGCTATGTAAGAGAAATTGATTTACCTAAATTACAACAAGTTATAAAGAATGAAATGCCCGAAGTTTCTATTTTAGTAGAAGACCCCGCACCAGGCGAGGATGTCCCTATAAGTATATCGTTGCCTCCATTAATAAAGCCTATTCAGATGTTAATTAATATGTATGGGCTTCCTCCTTATGATTTCTTTGACCCATCTCCTACTTTGATATGGGGTTTCTTATTATTTTTTGGTATATGTTTTGGTGATGTAGCTTATGGGTTAATACTCCTATTTGCAAGTCTCTATATAATGAAGCGAACAAAACCATACGAAGGAATTTGCAATTTTGCAAAATTATTATTTTTTGCTTCAATTCCTACGATTATATGCGGTTTCCTATTAGGTTCATTATTCGGTGATTTATATAAGCCTGAATATTTAGGGGAAAACAATATATTACAGCGGATTATGGAAAAGACAACTGTTTTAAATCCAATGGACCAACCCGTTGTTCTATTATTAATTGCTTTGGTGATTGGTGTATTAAATCAATTTTTCGGTATCGGTTTGAAAATGTATGGTATGGCAAAGAGGGGAGATAAAGCAGGTGCGGTAATGGACGGATTAATGTGGTTAATAGCCCTTCCAGGTTTCATTATTATTGTTAGCGGAATGTTTGTAACTCCACCTTCCTGGTTGAGTTGGATAGGTATTGCACTTTTTGGAATTGGTGCCTTAGGACTGGTATTAACGCAGGGAAGAGACCAGGCAAATCCCATTGCACGATTTGTAACAGGTTTAATTAGTTTATACGGTATTGTTGGCAGTTATGGCATTACCGCATTCATAGGGGATACAATGTCTTACTGCCGTCTATTGGCTCTGGGTTTAACGACATCTATCGTTGCTATGTCTTTTAATATGATTGCTAACCTTTTGAAACCTATCCCGTATGTGGGAATTATTATTTTTATACTGGCTCTAATTGTAGGTCATTTATTTAACTTTTTAATAAGCGTTATGGGTGCTTTTGTCCATTCCATGCGTTTAATCTTGGTAGAATTTTTTGGCAGATTCTACGAAGGAGGTGGGAAGCCATTTGAACCTTTAGGATTTAACTCGGAAAGTGCTATTTTAGTAACTTCTGAAGAAAAAAATAAATAAACAATTTTAAGGAATAAATAAAACGATAACCGTAAAAAGATGGAGATAAGTGTATGGATAACGCACTTGCAATCGAGATTGGTCGTGGTTTAGCAATCGCTGGAGCAGGTTTAGCCGTCGGTTTGGCTTGCTCTGGGTCAGGAAAAGGAATTGGAATTGCTTCCCAGGCAGTTGGAGGCGTTCTAAGTGAAAAGCCGGATTTGTTCGGAAGGTTATTGGTTCTGCTGGCATTGCCGGGAACACAAGGGTTCTATGGCTTCATTACAGCCATTCTTATCTTTGTGCGTTCAGGACTAATTGCGGGACAGATGATAATTACACCTGGCACCGGGTTAGCACTATTTGTGTTAGGTTTTGGTGTCGGATTAGCATTGTATGTTTCAGCTCAATGGCAGGGTGAGGCCTCAGCGGCGAGTATTGCGTTAGTGGCTCGCAGACCGGAAGCCTTTGGTCGTTCCGTTATTCTTCCTGCAATGGTGGAAACATACGCTGTGGTTTCATTGCTGGTTGCTATTCTGGCTATTAACTGGTTAACTGCAAACAATGATGTTACTGCATTTATTCGCGCCCAATAATTAAATTAAGAAAAAGTTTTTTGCCTTCATAGTAAGGAATAGTAAAATGGCATTAGATGAAATTAGCAAAGCAGTTTTAGAATCAGTTCAGCGAGAGGCAGAACTGATAATAAAATCTGCAACAAAAGAAGCTGAGGAAAAGAAGAAGAATGCCCAAAGGAATGCGGAAGAAAAAGCGGAACGGCTATACCAACTCGCTATCCGCAACATTGATGAAGAGATGGCAAGAAAGTCCGTCCAAGTTCAGGGGCAAATTAATAAAGAAGTTTTGAAAGAAAAAAATATCATTATAAGTCAGGTGTTCCAGAAAGCCAAGGAATTAGTTTTAAAATCATCAGGGCAAGAATACCAGCAATTGATGGAAAAATTATTAGCCCGTGCTATTCCACAGGGAAGTAAAGGAACTGTTCGAGTTCATAAAGATGATTTGGAACTTTTTAAAAATTTGATTAATAAGTGGAATACCACTCATGGAACTGGGTTAACGATTGATGATAAAAATTTTCTCCCTTCCCGTGGAGGATTTTTGTTTATTGCGGAAGGATATCAGGTTGACCAGACATTGGATACTATTTTAGGTGATTTGCAAAGGGAAATGGTTCCCGTAATTGCTCAAAATTTATTTGTTGAAAATACTTAATGGAAAACAAGAAGGAGTAGGTGCTTGAAAGCCCTTTCAAAAGGACAACATCGCTGGGGATTTGTATGTGGACAGATTAGTGTATTAGAGGGGCGATTGATGTCCTATGATTTTTTTATGAACCTTGGAGGAATTGAGAAGTCAGAAGATGTTTTACATCGTCTTCAAGAAACTTCCCTACGGGAATTTATGGTTCCCGGTGCGGAAACATGGGAAGATTGGAGTACCAT harbors:
- a CDS encoding V-type ATP synthase subunit K; its protein translation is MDNALAIEIGRGLAIAGAGLAVGLACSGSGKGIGIASQAVGGVLSEKPDLFGRLLVLLALPGTQGFYGFITAILIFVRSGLIAGQMIITPGTGLALFVLGFGVGLALYVSAQWQGEASAASIALVARRPEAFGRSVILPAMVETYAVVSLLVAILAINWLTANNDVTAFIRAQ
- a CDS encoding V-type ATP synthase subunit E family protein, coding for MALDEISKAVLESVQREAELIIKSATKEAEEKKKNAQRNAEEKAERLYQLAIRNIDEEMARKSVQVQGQINKEVLKEKNIIISQVFQKAKELVLKSSGQEYQQLMEKLLARAIPQGSKGTVRVHKDDLELFKNLINKWNTTHGTGLTIDDKNFLPSRGGFLFIAEGYQVDQTLDTILGDLQREMVPVIAQNLFVENT
- a CDS encoding V-type ATPase subunit subunit G family protein — translated: MATLIKQVIEIEENAEKTLEEAKQKAKKILEQADEEIKQIVLDIEKKIEERIKIYREQAEQKEKQEEEKLKVAGEGEIKKVKDIPQSKIDAQVQFVVRKLKEF
- a CDS encoding V-type ATP synthase subunit I yields the protein MAIDRMKKVTLLTPVKASQRLLKTIHSLGVCEVSDVLNNYPELKDALKRPTIVTDEIDSNLQKIQTILSLLDIFSPVVKGFIQGLAPVPLLITKEELDNALHKFDLEEVYKEAQLLDTEYRKVERNISSIENQITELEPFEDLPFAIHEFRKPQKIKLIFGKIVNASYQALQKDNNFKKKTAVEIVYPGQYYRKSDKVGELPKYGPKDIIRILVACLPDDLSEVQKRLREYGFEEISLPEINGTVRDHIRELKADLSTLKVQAQEIANKAYKLSVHRRTAEVLKAYWENKKRMVLSKSKAVEGKWIQIFTGYVREIDLPKLQQVIKNEMPEVSILVEDPAPGEDVPISISLPPLIKPIQMLINMYGLPPYDFFDPSPTLIWGFLLFFGICFGDVAYGLILLFASLYIMKRTKPYEGICNFAKLLFFASIPTIICGFLLGSLFGDLYKPEYLGENNILQRIMEKTTVLNPMDQPVVLLLIALVIGVLNQFFGIGLKMYGMAKRGDKAGAVMDGLMWLIALPGFIIIVSGMFVTPPSWLSWIGIALFGIGALGLVLTQGRDQANPIARFVTGLISLYGIVGSYGITAFIGDTMSYCRLLALGLTTSIVAMSFNMIANLLKPIPYVGIIIFILALIVGHLFNFLISVMGAFVHSMRLILVEFFGRFYEGGGKPFEPLGFNSESAILVTSEEKNK
- a CDS encoding sialidase family protein, with the protein product MWSFFFILLTCSNTLFSELPPGIVITHSCANTGIYIGSPGIVIVRDGIYLAKHDEFGPMSTEHSLAVTHVYRSEDRGISWKRIATLKGMFWASIFKYNNEIYMLGTDRHHGNIVIRKSDDEGWTWTEPISKKSGILATAQYHTAPVPVIEFNGRIWRAFEDAMGSDKWGDRYRAFVMSAPIGSNLLDSESWTFSNCIPKSKDWLNGEFYGWLEGNVIPTPDGKLVNMLRVDTRIGGKSAIISITDDGKQISFDPQTGFVNFNGGTTKFTIRFDEQTKKYWTLCNWPSPEQIKERHPAQIRNTLVLASSSDLKEWKLCNTLLHHPEMDKHGFQYADWVFENEDIIAVVRTAYNDDFGGANNFHDANYLTFHRIENFQNSSK